AATGCCGATACTGCCATCTCGTTTCATAATTTCATGGATAACATCCATTCTTACATTTAGGTGGCAATTCACTCAGCCATTTGGCAGATAGTGAGTATCCTTTATTCCCCTTGCGTCGCATTACGTGGACCACACTTGGCTGTCCTGCCTTGTGAATGATCAACATCTGTTCTAGCAACAAGGTGGATTCCACAGATCATAGTTGGATACAATTCCCCGAAGATGACCTTGAGCACTAATCTAAGATGACGATCAGGTGTCTCGTCACGGTAAGCAAAGAGCATTTCACAGTGATGTGGTCCCAAATCAAACCTCTGACGCCCGTCGGTGGCCACTACCACTGTTCCATAGAAGAAAACATGTGAGACAACAATGTCATATTGGGGTAGCACAACATCCTTTTGTATCTCGTGTTCGAGCTTGGCCCGAGACACTGCAAGCCATAAGCTGTCGACCTTCCTCATTCTTCTCTACCAGCCGCTTAGGAATGAGACGGGACGCATCCTGCGATGGCAACGTGACGCCCTGTGATCAAAATTTGAAGTATCATTGCGTTGCGTATCATAGGTTGATAAATGGCCTACTTTAGTGTGACAGTGGTATGCTCAGGACCAAAATCCATAAAGTCTTTGCCCTCGACTGCCAGCCTGCTCACTGTAATTACCGTCTGTCGTTCATAGACTTTTGGCCCTTCGTCTCCATGGAGAATCACCAGAAATACCTGCTGATTTTGGAGCCCATTCCTTAATGTTTCCTTCTTCACCCTTGCTGCGACCAAACATCTGTACTTCCCCGACGGAATGGTGTTGTTGTGCTTAAAGTTTCGCTCCGTGATACATCCAACTGCCGTATCACTCCCATGTACGACAAGCTCACTAAAAGGCTCGGTTCGAATGTCAAGCGTCGCCACCCAGCCCTCAAGAGTGACCTCTTTGCCATTGATTCCAATCATTCGTGGGACCAGGTCGACTTGGGCAGTCTCCTTGGCGATTAGACCGACCGGATAATGCACGCCTCCGCCCCAGCCCGCCCAACTCCAGCTTGGGAAGGAGGCTCGCCGCTTCGGCTTGACAGTGAAATCGTGTATCCAGGCAAGTGACTGGGGGAATTGCTTCAGTGGCATTCCCCACTCAAAGCCCTTTGGGTAAGCTGCCAAGCCGAACCGCGTAAGGGCGCCTTGGAAAGCATTCAGAGAGTCGTCATCGTTGGTCATATATCGGGGTGTGTAACTGGAAAGGATTGACTCAAAGATGGAATCGGCCCTGTCGAGAAAATCTTTGTTGTCGGCCTGCGTATATCGTTAGCTTCACCATCTTGAACCCCCTTGTGTTCACTTGCCTCAACAAAtccggccttgaccttgccgccTGATATGTGCGTCCATGTAAGGTCAGGCACCGAATCACATGCTTCAGAGTGATAGCTACAGCCCAGTGTCTCATTGCACTGCAGTTGGTACTGAGTCTCGGTGAGAAACAACTTTCGGGTGGAGAGTGCATCTTCCTGCCAGGTCCAGGCACGACTCTGCCAAACAGagttcttgacctcggccaTGATTTGGGGCGGGACAGTCAAAATGGTGTATCCATCAATGACTTCCTCTGTAGAATGTACGCGAGGACGCGATACACCGGGAATGCCATAGTCAGATCGTGGACCAGCCACGGCAAAAATGGTAATGGTCGCGCAGTAGTAGATAAGATGCATCAGCCCGAGTTGCTTGGCCTTTTCAGCTGCTTGTTCCGGTGTTGGGTTCAAGCTCTGGTCGATGCATAGGGCGTCAACCTGCAACGGTTAGCGTGCAAATGGACGAGAATCTGG
The window above is part of the Fusarium falciforme chromosome 3, complete sequence genome. Proteins encoded here:
- a CDS encoding HET domain-containing protein codes for the protein MTGEAIALAPTQQTPAEETYTARKINGMIDFDHIRKGLEHCQNHHPEACQAKFDKGLLATRMIDVSTRRVVNCPDQCDYLALSYVWGGVHPQDGALEAGTLPQTIEDAITLTKGLGKQYLWVDALCIDQSLNPTPEQAAEKAKQLGLMHLIYYCATITIFAVAGPRSDYGIPGVSRPRVHSTEEVIDGYTILTVPPQIMAEVKNSVWQSRAWTWQEDALSTRKLFLTETQYQLQCNETLGCSYHSEACDSVPDLTWTHISGGKVKAGFVEADNKDFLDRADSIFESILSSYTPRYMTNDDDSLNAFQGALTRFGLAAYPKGFEWGMPLKQFPQSLAWIHDFTVKPKRRASFPSWSWAGWGGGVHYPVGLIAKETAQVDLVPRMIGINGKEVTLEGWVATLDIRTEPFSELVVHGSDTAVGCITERNFKHNNTIPSGKYRCLVAARVKKETLRNGLQNQQVFLVILHGDEGPKVYERQTVITVSRLAVEGKDFMDFGPEHTTVTLK